A stretch of Methanobrevibacter sp. YE315 DNA encodes these proteins:
- a CDS encoding aldo/keto reductase encodes MGYQNGTSEQYLGKTINEHANREDVVIATKFLPRTEEEIKNNVTGQQHIHNLVNKSLDNLQMDYIDLYIYHMWDYNTPIYDILEGLNEVIEEGKVRYIGISNCFAWQLAKANAIAEMNDFNKFVSIQGHYNLIFREEEREMIPLCKTDNIALTPYSALASGRLSRLPGEVSKRLKKDFYAKLKYQNTESLDLEIIKRVHEISQNYGVSMTEVSLAWLLKKVTSPVVGATKMHHVDGAVNAVDLILSDDDMNYLEEPYIAHDLVGVMADNKVSANDNEKVWQKYTKNNI; translated from the coding sequence ATTGGTTATCAGAACGGTACTTCTGAACAATACCTTGGAAAAACGATTAATGAACATGCCAATCGTGAAGATGTTGTAATTGCAACAAAATTCCTACCCAGAACAGAAGAAGAGATTAAAAACAATGTCACAGGCCAACAGCACATCCACAATCTTGTCAATAAAAGCTTAGATAACCTTCAAATGGATTATATAGATTTATACATTTATCACATGTGGGATTACAATACTCCAATATATGATATTTTGGAAGGTTTAAACGAAGTGATTGAAGAAGGCAAGGTTCGATATATAGGTATTTCCAATTGTTTTGCTTGGCAACTTGCAAAAGCAAATGCAATAGCTGAAATGAATGATTTCAATAAATTCGTATCCATTCAAGGACATTATAACTTAATTTTTCGTGAAGAGGAACGTGAAATGATTCCATTATGTAAAACAGACAATATTGCCCTAACACCTTACAGCGCACTTGCATCTGGAAGGCTATCAAGATTGCCTGGTGAAGTTTCCAAAAGACTAAAGAAAGACTTTTATGCTAAATTGAAATATCAAAACACAGAATCATTGGATTTGGAAATTATTAAAAGAGTACATGAAATTTCACAGAATTATGGCGTTTCAATGACTGAAGTCTCTCTTGCTTGGCTTTTAAAAAAGGTAACTTCTCCTGTAGTTGGTGCAACTAAAATGCATCATGTGGATGGTGCAGTCAATGCAGTTGATTTAATATTGTCCGACGATGATATGAATTATCTTGAGGAACCTTACATTGCTCATGATTTGGTAGGTGTGATGGCGGACAATAAGGTTTCAGCTAACGATAATGAAAAAGTATGGCAGAAATATACAAAGAATAACATTTAG
- a CDS encoding low temperature requirement protein A → MEITKKPVQLIELFYDLIFVYAISQLTGLINEPIGGIIPPFNFFAYLITCFVILQAWLYFTNYVNRYGQWKWYDYVLVCVNMIAAIFMANTISLDWASMYFAFDISMLIMLGTVVILYAIQAKKEKSMSGAAGNSITILSIVCTIYIIAILCHIFDFEDYVIWINVLAVLAGAFLPFFIRGKFNKNIINFPHLVERFELLTIITFGEAVVGLAEFFDVTNFNVVPILLFLIVITMFGSYVIQIHRLMQHNRIERSLRLMFSHYFIIISINLVTVSFELINSGEVNYWFVSILMIVSLVVFYISILANKQYYRQNIKLTKKDLLLMTTFTVLGMAIMLIFISNLYAFLIGTLIITVGNFEILLMKYKKYLTE, encoded by the coding sequence ATGGAAATAACTAAAAAGCCAGTGCAATTGATTGAATTATTCTATGACTTGATTTTTGTTTATGCAATTTCACAGTTGACCGGCTTGATTAACGAACCTATTGGAGGAATAATTCCTCCTTTTAATTTTTTCGCTTATTTGATTACTTGCTTTGTAATTCTCCAAGCCTGGCTTTATTTTACAAACTATGTTAACCGTTATGGACAATGGAAATGGTATGATTATGTTTTAGTCTGTGTAAATATGATTGCAGCTATTTTCATGGCCAATACCATTTCGCTCGATTGGGCTTCAATGTATTTTGCTTTCGACATTTCCATGCTCATAATGCTAGGTACTGTTGTAATATTATATGCAATTCAAGCTAAAAAAGAAAAATCAATGTCTGGAGCAGCAGGAAACTCCATAACAATCCTATCAATTGTATGTACCATCTATATCATTGCCATTTTATGCCATATTTTCGATTTTGAAGATTATGTAATTTGGATTAATGTTTTAGCGGTATTGGCAGGTGCATTTTTGCCATTTTTCATTAGAGGTAAATTTAATAAAAATATCATCAACTTTCCCCATCTTGTTGAAAGGTTTGAATTATTGACAATCATCACCTTTGGTGAGGCTGTTGTTGGATTGGCAGAATTTTTCGATGTAACCAACTTTAATGTAGTGCCAATCTTACTATTTCTAATTGTAATAACCATGTTTGGTTCATATGTAATTCAAATTCACAGATTAATGCAACATAATAGGATTGAGAGATCATTAAGGCTAATGTTTAGCCATTATTTTATTATCATAAGCATTAATCTTGTCACTGTTTCCTTTGAGCTGATTAATTCTGGTGAGGTTAATTATTGGTTTGTAAGTATTTTGATGATTGTTTCATTAGTTGTTTTCTACATTTCAATTTTAGCAAACAAACAATATTATAGGCAAAATATTAAATTAACAAAAAAGGATTTGCTGTTAATGACAACATTTACAGTTCTGGGAATGGCAATAATGTTAATATTTATCTCAAACTTATATGCATTCCTGATTGGAACCTTGATTATAACTGTTGGCAATTTTGAAATTTTACTAATGAAATATAAAAAATATTTAACTGAATGA
- a CDS encoding C-GCAxxG-C-C family protein produces the protein MKNIEKAVQLFENGYVCSQAVFATFSQNLGLSEEQALKIGACFGSGMRKGEVCGACTGALMALGLKYGESKTKSNEVCEKFLDEFEKENGSYICRELLNCDIRTEDGVKYALDNNLFKEFCPKMVESATKIIESYL, from the coding sequence ATGAAAAATATAGAAAAAGCAGTTCAATTATTTGAAAATGGATATGTGTGTTCACAAGCGGTATTTGCAACATTTTCACAAAATTTAGGCCTTTCAGAAGAACAAGCCTTGAAAATCGGCGCATGCTTTGGTAGTGGTATGCGTAAAGGTGAAGTTTGTGGTGCTTGCACAGGTGCACTAATGGCATTAGGCCTTAAATATGGAGAAAGTAAAACTAAAAGTAATGAAGTATGTGAAAAATTTTTAGATGAATTCGAAAAGGAAAACGGATCATATATCTGTAGAGAATTACTTAATTGTGACATTAGAACTGAAGATGGTGTTAAATATGCATTGGATAATAATCTATTTAAAGAGTTTTGTCCAAAGATGGTTGAATCCGCAACTAAAATAATTGAAAGTTACCTTTAG